Proteins co-encoded in one Bradyrhizobium sp. 170 genomic window:
- a CDS encoding ABC transporter ATP-binding protein gives MNAILEVANVSSGYGSSMVVRGASLQVAPGEIVAVVGKNGMGKTSLLKTILGFLPARSGAVMLDGRDVTRLSSHLKRRLALAYAPQEQSLFQDLTVRENLRLGLMSDAGFDQCLAKVATWFPILTSRLRQRAGTLSGGEQKMLVVARGLIAQPRIFLLDEVTEGLQPTIVDRVAEVLDLTRREQGTAMLVVEQHIPFVLDLADRFAVFKRGEVVDAGAIDAGSAARIEEHMRL, from the coding sequence TTGAACGCCATTTTGGAGGTTGCAAATGTGTCGAGCGGCTACGGTAGCTCGATGGTCGTACGCGGTGCGTCTCTTCAGGTCGCGCCGGGAGAGATCGTTGCCGTCGTTGGCAAGAACGGCATGGGCAAGACCTCGCTGCTCAAGACCATTTTGGGATTTCTCCCGGCGAGGAGCGGCGCGGTGATGCTCGACGGCAGGGATGTCACGCGATTGTCTTCGCATCTGAAGCGCAGGCTGGCGCTCGCTTACGCGCCCCAGGAACAATCCCTGTTCCAGGATCTTACGGTTCGCGAGAACCTCCGGCTCGGGCTCATGAGCGATGCCGGTTTCGATCAGTGTCTTGCGAAAGTCGCCACCTGGTTTCCCATTCTGACTTCAAGACTTCGTCAGCGCGCCGGAACGCTTTCCGGAGGTGAGCAGAAGATGCTCGTCGTCGCACGAGGTTTGATCGCCCAACCCCGCATTTTCCTGCTCGACGAAGTGACCGAGGGCTTGCAGCCAACCATCGTTGACCGGGTTGCCGAGGTGCTGGACCTGACGCGGCGCGAGCAGGGGACCGCTATGCTCGTGGTGGAACAGCATATCCCGTTCGTGCTCGATCTCGCGGATCGTTTCGCGGTGTTCAAGCGAGGCGAAGTCGTCGATGCCGGCGCGATCGATGCCGGGTCTGCGGCGCGCATTGAAGAGCACATGCGGCTGTAG
- the mazG gene encoding nucleoside triphosphate pyrophosphohydrolase, producing MTPSRDISRLLEIMAALRTPVTGCPWDLEQNFATIAPYTIEEAYEVADAITRGDFDDLREELGDLLLQVVYHARMAEEQNAFAFGDVVEAITRKMIRRHPHVFVDKDGNIAPAGVKSAWERIKAEEKAERAARRAPEETTHKSLLATVKAGQPALTRAMELQRKASTVGFDWNDPRAVLHKIREEADEIEAALDDGKPEELAAETGDLLFALVNLARHVGADPETALRSTNAKFERRFAYIEQALAAKGHSLEGASLEEMDALWDEAKGAEQPTAPATAKANGHR from the coding sequence ATGACCCCTTCCCGCGATATTTCACGGCTGCTCGAAATCATGGCGGCGCTGCGCACGCCTGTCACCGGTTGCCCGTGGGACCTCGAACAGAACTTTGCGACGATTGCGCCCTACACCATCGAGGAGGCCTATGAGGTAGCCGACGCAATTACACGCGGCGATTTCGATGACCTCCGCGAGGAACTGGGCGATCTCCTGTTGCAGGTCGTCTATCACGCACGCATGGCGGAAGAGCAAAACGCCTTTGCTTTCGGCGACGTGGTCGAAGCGATCACAAGGAAGATGATACGCCGTCATCCGCATGTGTTCGTCGACAAGGACGGCAATATCGCCCCCGCCGGCGTCAAGAGCGCCTGGGAACGCATCAAGGCCGAAGAAAAGGCCGAGCGTGCGGCGCGGCGAGCGCCGGAAGAGACGACGCACAAATCCCTGCTCGCAACCGTCAAGGCCGGCCAGCCCGCCTTGACGCGCGCGATGGAATTACAGCGCAAGGCCTCCACCGTCGGCTTCGACTGGAACGATCCCCGCGCGGTGCTGCACAAGATCCGTGAGGAGGCCGACGAGATCGAAGCTGCGCTCGACGACGGCAAACCTGAAGAGCTCGCGGCCGAAACCGGCGATCTCCTGTTCGCGCTGGTCAACCTGGCCCGCCACGTCGGCGCTGATCCCGAAACCGCGCTGCGTAGCACCAACGCCAAGTTCGAGCGCCGCTTCGCCTATATCGAGCAGGCGCTCGCGGCAAAGGGCCATTCGCTCGAGGGCGCGTCGCTCGAAGAGATGGACGCCCTGTGGGACGAGGCCAAGGGCGCGGAGCAGCCGACCGCGCCGGCCACCGCGAAAGCCAACGGCCACCGGTGA